In Amia ocellicauda isolate fAmiCal2 chromosome 3, fAmiCal2.hap1, whole genome shotgun sequence, the DNA window cacttagTCTCCCTATCACAGCAAGACTCAGGAGCCTGGATTATACATGCCAACAAAGAGTCTGCAGGTAAGGTTTCAAGGGTTTTGAGTGAGACTGGTGTCTTGCATGGAGAGCCAGAATCGGTAAACTCCAGTGGCAGTGGTGAATTAAGAAACAAGAGGCCAAAGTGAGTCTTATCTGATCTCAGCAAAAACCTGCCCCCACAATCCAGTTGTAATGTCACACCTGTGAAGCAAATGTGTTTTGATCCCCACACGTTCAGTTGAGATTTCAGCTTTCTGAGGAAGTCGGCACAAATGCATTCACTCCTACAGAAGACAGCCACAGAGGAGTTCATTTTAAAAGGTACTATAACCATTCTAGTAAGGGAGACTGGAAAACCTTACAAGTAACAACACAGATGCGTCTTCAACATGGACACCACTAACAAAGACTAACCAAGACATGTTCATTTCCAgcttcaataaaacaaatgacgCACACACCCTAGAATGTTGTTTCCAGTAAATGGCACAGGCAGCTGAAGAAAGGAAGCGGTCTGCATTTTACCCCCAGCAGGTGAGCGAATTAATTAATCATACTAAATACATCACATTAATTATAAATAGCTGTTGGTCTGGAGTCCCAGGGCACTGAGGTGACTTGAGTGACTCCGAGCAGGCGGCTGTGGTGCAGGAATGATGAGCGAAGCCCAATCCCCAGCCTGTGGTATAACGAGCAAAGATGCAGGCTTCTTTCACGGTACAATGACCTACATTTCTTCCTGCAGGAATATCTTTCTACTTCCGATTAAAAATAAGGTattcatttaaataacaaaaaaaaaagaagcctaGATTTAGCTGCAATGGAGGATCATTTCATTTCAACTTTCAACATCATTGATACCTCTTCTCTGTAACTAAAGTCTCTGTACATCAAATGTGCACATACTGTGGCATGTTCTCGGGGGTTGCATGGGCAGGACATGTCGAAAttatgtggaaaaataaataaatgcattgtgaTGTCAGGGATCGGTGAAAGCCAGACTAGAGTGGGGGTTATGTGTGAACCCTTTAAATTCACACAGGTCATTAAGAAGCAGTCCGATCCTAATGATAAGGCAGTGGATTGGCATATTGTTTAGTGAGAGGGGAGGTTGAAACATTACAAGTGAGCCATGAGGACAATCCTTCAATATTCAATGACAAATGAGGAAACTGGCAGTCACTCAATCTTCTAGCTGAGCAAAGGTCTACCTCTTGGAAAGGTGGTACCATACATTAATTGGATAGGACAATCCCCATCATCAAATAAAAGGCAAGTATCTAGTTTCTCCTGGTTATGATTAACCTACTCACTACAGGAGAGTAGACAGCTGACCATCCTGTTTGTTTCACACACAAGCTAAAAGACAGAACCCAAAACTTGCACACATGCTTTCAGTTTCAATGAATATAGACAGCAAAAATTGGGGCATTATTAGATTTCTAAAACTACAAGAAAATATCCAACCTGTTCTCTGACACAAAGTGTGCGAGAGGCAGTGTGTGGGTGTCAAGCAAGGGCTGAATGAGGACAGCAGGACACGATGTGTTGCAATCTCTTGTCCACCAGCATgtgccaggaaaaaaaaaaaaaaaaaaagtttagatttagatttcacAGTTTGTCCTCCCCGACAGTTTCTGTTTTGGCCTTTGTTCAAACTTTGTTTTCGATGCGCTTCAGAGCCAAAACACAAGATGAACAGCTCTCAACGAGTCGCTGTGTTCACAAGCTCCCGATTTCATAATTGAACACTCAAAGATCTGCCGAGATGCAATAGAGGGCTTTAAAGCCACTGTTTCACAGCTAGGAACCCTATTAATGCAATGGAGTCGAAATAGTTCTGCAGCAGAAAACGTCGTTCAGGGATCTCTGCTCAGgggcttatttatttttgacagtGCCTATTCCAGGATAACCTTGCATTCCCAGTAGCAGGAAGAGGAAGGCATTCACTGCTCTGGCTTATCAGAAGCTGATGGATCCAAATCAACACCACCTAGCCCTTGATACTAAAATGTGCAGTGAACAAGTGGGAGTTCAACCCGAGTTTACTGCATTTGCAAAGGAGAAGAAATGGCCTCCTTATACAAAAAGGTGGTACACATGAAGCAGTTGAACAACCTCTTTGAAGACACTCACACTAGCATGATTATGGAGCACTTACAATGAAGAGGGGTGTAATGCAGTCTGAAAACCAGTGAGTGCCTTTAGATCTGAACACTTGGCAGGTCCACTCAAACCTGAAAGGTTAATCAACATCTATCCTAACTATATCACCAGTAACCTGATGAAAATACTCAAAATGAAAGACATATCCTCCCTTCCACTTTCAGCTATCAGCAGTTCCCCAAAATCACACTTTACTAGTGTTTTGGCTTATAGGTTGGCTATTAGTCGCACAAAAGGCTTTCTTCGACGTTAAATTACTATTGAATCCttcccctaaaaaaaaaaaaaaaaaaacttttataaTGATTTTTCCTAAATGTTCAAaatctcagtttttttttaatccaatgtAAAATATGCACTGCATAGCATTCCAACAAACAATTTAAACACTGCCAACACTAAATTAGGAATGGGagaaactataaaaaaaaatcatacaatgCATTATAGAGACAAGGAATCACGACTTGCACTTATGCAACAACAACCCACACTGCAATTGCTGACTGAATATGGATGATCGTTTCAGTTCTTTCACAAGTTTCAAAAATACTTCACATCTGAACCTGCTATTGAGCAGTTTTTCCCCAAAAGCTTCATATTGACATTCAACAAGACTAATTGTGTGGGTGCCATGTgaaacttttaaatatatatttcaatttcaCAAAATCCTGAGAACGTTCTTGTGAAGACAACCGcctctgctttaaaaaaaaaaaaaaaaaaaaaggccaagAGGGAAGGGAATCCGGCCATGCAATCTAATCTCTGATTATTTAGAATTATTTAGAATTTTCTTATACAAGATTTAACAAGAAAACCCCAAACAGCTGAAAATCACTTCAAAGTGTGAGATTGAGCTGATCTGTAGAAGCGGGTCTAGCAGCCAAATACAATGGTTTCATGGAAATCCACTACAGTAGGAAAAGGTCCCTAACCtttgttagtgttttttttttttttcttcagatgaCAGATGGATTGAAAAGTAGAAAAACAGTAATTcaatactgtaaaaaaaaaaaaaaaaaaaaaaaaaaaaaaagcggtcATCCTTTGTCTGTATTGATGTTTTGGTGccactttacacaatgaagacaaGACATTGCCTGGATGTGGAAAGTTAGTAAGAGGGTATAAATCACACAAACCTTAAATGGCACTAAAACTATGGAGAAACGAAACCGGGAAAGTGTCTTTAAAACCAAGGACAGAGCTGTGGCACACATTAAAGCCaactgtttttgttagtttCGTTATGAAAAACAAGGAAAGAGTTATTTGTAGGTGGCTTGAAATTATGATTTATTCCATGCAGTAAGTAAAGGTCATGTCAACAGAGCAATGCACAGCTTCAAAGAGTTCAGTTACACATGCATGGAGCCAAAGACAAGAAACAAGGCTGGAGAAAAAGATAAATCCTGCTCTCTATGCAAACATCTACataaaagaggggaaaaaaaaaatcctttaagAGAAATAGCCATAATTCCTGACATTGCCTttaaacacacactgaactaTGACCCTGTGGAGGTTTTGAAAAAGTACCCAAGATCATTTCAAGTTTAGGTTGCATTATTAGATAATGGTtacacttttttaaataatacaataaccaGCATACtcaaacatataaaataaacaaaatctatgaaaatgcatatatgtatttccaaaaaataaataactgcatgAGGAACATTTTAAAGTCTGATTTTCAGTGTAAATCAATTAACAccacattcatatttataatGACATAATAGTTAGAATGAAATTATGttaacaaaacttttttttgctAGTTCATTCTCCCAGGAATCGTCAGCAATACAAAATGGCAATGTGCCagagttttttttctgtgtCATGGAAAAGGATTTTCTTGTAAGGAACTTCTTTGGAAAAGCTCCTGGTTTCTCATAGTCTCTTCAGAGAAATCTTCAAAGCTGTCTAATGTTAGTAGGTCTGGAATGTCTGTGTAACATAATAATGGAAAGATTGTTGATTGCAGCAAATAAATGACGTACATGATAACATTTCACATAGAAACTCAATTAATCACACTAACAGCAAAAATGAAAACTTTGCGCAGACAGAATCTTGTCTAGTCTCATTGCATATGCAAACTAGCAAAACCATGATAAGATtgcaaatatgtacattatAACATCAATGTAATCATTAAACAGGCATCAGAGAAGCCACTCATTTACACAGTCAACCTCTAGGGAGTAGATCAGAAATCCTTTTGATTTCCACAGGGTTAATTAAAAGCACAGCATGTTCCCATGTCAACCATCTACCATATGACTTATtgaaataaagttttttttttttccatccccCTAGAAACTAAATTAGCTTGTTGGGAGCAAATACATCAATACTAATAAACATAGTCCAACCCAATAATCACAAAGCCAATTTCTGATAAAAAAGGCCCCTTGATTTCAGCCTACACTCTGTACATGTCCTATACTAGCCCATTCTAGAGTCATAAGTGTGTTTAATAGAAACTGCCTGCCCATTTAGGCTAATGACTGAAATGCCTGCCTCGCTTTCACTTCAGTACTCAATAGAGCCCAACAATACCGCGGCCCCAAAAATAAGCAAACTTTCTCCACATTAACTCTGTAGTGTCATTAGCACAGACCATTTACAAAAGTAAAAAacgaaatatacattatatatatatatatacacacacacacacaatggcacaattccattttttttttccagttttttgtAAACACTGTACATCCCATGATCTGCAGAGCATAAACCAAATTTAATCCATGACTGACCTCAGATTTGCACagttctttaaaagaaaatgtgagtCATCAAAAGTGCCAATCCaacaatgtatatattatatacattatacacacacacacagtcaggtccataaatatttggacagtgacaattgtcataattttggctccgTACGCTAccaaaatggatttgaaaggaaactatgtgtgctttaagtgtagactttcatcttttatttgagggtagttacatccacattGGGTGAACAAGAACAaggcccaagaacaagcaggaactaaagacagctgcagtgcaggcctggcagagcatcaccagggaagaaacccagcatctggtgatgtctatgggttccagacttcaggcagtcattgacagcaaaggatttgcaaccaagtattgaaactcacaatttaattcatgattatgttagtttgtccaaatacttttgagcccctaaaattggggggaccacatataataatgggtgtaattcctacactgttcacccaaggTGAAAACTACcctcaaataaaaaatgaaagtctacacttaaagcacatattgtttcctttcaaatccactgtggtggtgtacagagccaaaattattacaattgtgtcagtccaaatatttatggacctaactgtatatatacataattgaaatattatgaaaaacataattgaaaaaCAGCCACCTACTGTGTCCACTGCAGTGCTGTTCATACGGGCTGAAGCCTCTGCTTTCGAGCGGCTGCGGACTGCTGGAACTCAGAATACAGGCCTGGGGTCTGTACGGCAGGGAGGACTCAGTGGCAGGAGGGTATGGGACACAGGCAGGCATATTTGCCCCAGGAAAAGGGAGAAAAGGGTTTTCATAACCCAGCTCATATGGACTAGGCCACTCAGAGGAAAACGGGATTCCAGGTCCAGGATTCTGCTGCATGGAGTAAGAGTTGTTCAGGTTGGCAAAGGTACTGTAGCTTGGTAATGGGGGAGCAGAAGTGTGAAATATCTCTGGAGGCTGCTGGTGTGGATAGCCTGGCCACGGGACAACTGCAGGACACGACTGGGCATCAGGAAGCAGCCCTTTGGCAGCCTGCTGGCTCACAACCACAATATCATTGGATGGCCTTTCTGATGCAGGCTTAATGCACCTTCCCAAAACATTAGCTGCAATGAAATCTtggaaaaaaagacaaagcagcaacaggagaaaataaaaaggttcTAGCTTTTACTGTTTTGTGTCTTGAAATAGGCataagaaataatgattttctaTGCTCCTATAAATATTTTCTAATAAAACCACAGTGAAGTATAGAGAAGCTAAGTAAAAACATGGTAAACATGGAGAGCTACAGTAAACCATGCAATACACACAGGCACTACGAATGAATTTGAATGACAAAATAGTTTGTCATGGATTGAAATTAGACTGATCGCCGACAATCAATTCAGCAAAACATCATCAACAAAAATGACTGTTACATACCATCTATATCTAAATAGATCTGAGAATCCGTGACTGGGTGATCTTTGGATTTTGGGCTTTTCTTCTTTATGAATTTcctgaaggaaaacaaaaatctacaGATTTTTCTGACATACATCTTAACTGTAACATACATGAGGTTTCAGGATGGATCCATGTTTACTGTAACACCATTTGTTTCctataacattaaaaacaaatgtacagcttTTAACTTCACTAATGAAGATCAACACACGGAGATATTTTAACCAATTCTGTTAACAAACCTGTTCTCAGAGTGAAATGATCAGGTGTATGCGTATTGTGAACAGGGCATATAGTAACACAATAGCAGTCTATCTGACCCATCATTGTTTAATCATGCCTCAGAATGTAACTGACCTAAAAACAGTAACTGGATCATGAAGGTTCCCATTGTATTAGATTCTGCGGTTTGACCTACTGCCAATTGGTCAATGTAACTCATACTTTTAAGTGTTAGTATTTCTAATTTCATTATAGTATTCAGATTATAATCCTTTGCATTGACGCAGGTGGAGGCATACCCCACTGCAAGGTTAAAAGGTcaaaatcaagatcaagattACAATTGATGCGTTGTGTACATCAAACAATTACTTGACAAAAAACAATGTTAACATAAATTGACAATTAACATTGTTCATTTtacagatgccattatgaaataCAAAGCAACAGTGacgttttaaaataaactcaGATTTCCCCCCCCGGGACAGTACATCCATAGGAAAGATAGAAAAGGGGTAccgttttttgggggggttgaaTGGCTTGCACCATTCTTCTGCCTGGTCTTGTTCCATTTCTTTGACTACCTGTGAtatggaaacattttttttatttttttttatttataatggtCATGGATTACAGATCAATTCCACCTAAATCGTAAACCAAAGCACATCACAGACAGACCTACACAGACCACTATGGAGCTTTAACACTGAGCAGGGTTTGCACTTACTGTGACTCCACTGCAGTGCTGTTCATGCGGGTTGAAGCCTGTGTTCCTGGGCGGCTGTGGACTACTGGAACTCAGAGCAAAGGCAGGCATATTTGCCCCGGGAAAAGGGAGAAAAGGGTTTTCATAACCCATCTCACACTGATTAGGCCACTCAGAAGAGAATGGGATTCCAGCTCCAGCATTCTGAAGCACAGAGTAAGAGTTGTTCAGGTTGGCAAAGGTACTGAAGCTGGGTAATGGGGGAGCAGAAGCATGAAATATATCTGGAGgctgctggggtggatagcttGGCCACGGGACGACCGCAGGACACAACTGGGCCTCAGGAAGAAGCTGGCTCACAACCACCATGACTTCATTTGATGGCCTTTCTGAAGCAGGCTTAATGGACCTCCCCAAAACATTAGCTGCAATGaaatctgaaaacaagaccATATAAAGCACCAACAGGAGAAAAAATGCAAAGCTTTTCCTTCTCTGGTGGACAATTTAGTCCACACATAAACTGCAGGATCACAAGCAGGGtcagagaccaggaggagcatcAGGGTAAGTAAGGGAGTAGAAATGATTGGGCACAGGGCCAGGGTGGCACCAAGAGGGCAAACCTTCGTAAGGTGAGGTGGAGAAAGTCCAGGAAGAGATCTGAACAGGAGGATAGATGAGGAATTTTTATAGGCAGCAATAATCACCAGGAAGACAGTTTAGCTGGAGGAGATAAGAGGAGGCAGGGAAGGAGAGGGGGATGTTGAATACAAGCAGAGGCGTTTAGGATCTAATTTAATGGTATTCAGGAAAACCAAGAAGGAGGCGTTATAGTAGTTGAGGTGGGGGAAATTGAGAGAGTGGACTATAAGTTATGTAACAAGCAGTGACGACTTGTTATAAAAATGCAGCAGGAAAcggaaaaaagtaatttactcaatgttgtttaaataaaatcacCCTATATTGCCCTCCTGTGGTGTTAGTAGGGCCAATGAAGACTTataaattcttaaaaaaaaaaaaaaaaaaaaaaagtttcacagTGATAATGCAAACAGATGCCAACTACACACAGTTATAACTGCATGTCTGTTACAAAAATGTTCAACTGATGTGAACCAATCTATTCACCAACATATTTCCTTGAGACGTCTCTGGACTAGCTCTATTGACGTATCAGTATACATGTGATGCAAcagaatattaaaaacattatgAACTTGCCTTTTACAACTGAGCATATAATGTAAAAGGGTATGATAAGTAAAAGGTATAATAAACATGTTGTGTTCTTTGATGTTGGGAATCCATGATGTTCATGGATTCAATTTAATTGGAGGCAAACTTCTATCACGTTGGCCAAATCAAACCGCAGATTGAAACTATACCCACCAAAAATCTGCTGAAATATGCCAGGCTTCTCAATGAGAATGTAGCCATCAAACAAGTGATGCAAGGACAATTAATTTTGTGAAGTTGATAACAGTTGTGGAACAGAGCGAGCCAGGCGTGAAGCATCACTGGCAGGCAACAAGGGGGAATATAGATGTGAATATATGAGATACAAATGGGCTAAGAGTATTTAGCACAGCCATATAACAGACCATAAAGCCCTACTGTATAGCATACAGCTTCAGCTTACAGCTTTTAATGGTAGACTTCGAAtcagtttaatattttagttCACATATCCGGTATCAACGTCATTTcaagaattaattaataaatgaagGATTTGGCTACAAAGATAACTGGTATATCAAGGAAAATATTATACGACCAGATTTAAGCTGAAAATGTATTAGAACATCTTCTACAATGAAGAACACAAATCCTAATGACAAAATAGTATGGTAAAGATGTTagtgtaatttaaatgtataagtTAAATTAAATCAGCAGAAATCCAGTTTAATCATGATTGAGTAGGTGTTACTTACCATCTACAATGTCTGAATCAATCTGAGCATCTGTGACCATGTCATCTTTGGATTTGCCTTGCTTCCTTGTGTATTTCCTGaagggaaacaaaaaaataggACTATATCCTACATAGATTTGTGAACTGTAACCTAGATGCTTTCTCTGCATGAATCCATGTTTATTCTTACACCATCTACTTTCTATCTTCAataaagtgtatttttaaattaattgaaataaaaatcCACCATTATCCATATAAACATTCCAATTACAAaaggtgaagaaaaaaaaaaaaaaaaaattcagatgTACCCCCCTCCCCTATTACATAAACATAACAGTCCCCACACAGCAGGTACCGTTTGCTGATGGGGGGTTTGACTGGGTTGTACCATTCTCTCGTCTTATCTTCTTCAATTGCTTTCACTACCTGATATACAAAAACATCATGATTTTCTTGGCATGGGCTTACAGATCATTTTCCTCTTCATCGACATTTAAAGCATCTCTCACTGGCTAATATGTAAAGCTGACAACTTTGAAAAGACTGCATATATGCTAGCAGGTCAATATTGTCAGTATAAGCTCACACTGGGAGTGCAGGGTGAACACTACAGTAGTCATTAGCGGAGTTATCCATCCAAACTAAGGAATGAGAATAAGAcccaaaagggaaaaaaaaaaaaaaaa includes these proteins:
- the LOC136746903 gene encoding uncharacterized protein LOC136746903, whose protein sequence is MVTDAQIDSDIVDDFIAANVLGRSIKPASERPSNEVMVVVSQLLPEAQLCPAVVPWPSYPPQQPPDIFHASAPPLPSFSTFANLNNSYSVLQNAGAGIPFSSEWPNQCEMGYENPFLPFPGANMPAFALSSSSPQPPRNTGFNPHEQHCSGVTVVKEMEQDQAEEWCKPFNPPKKRKFIKKKSPKSKDHPVTDSQIYLDIDDFIAANVLGRCIKPASERPSNDIVVVSQQAAKGLLPDAQSCPAVVPWPGYPHQQPPEIFHTSAPPLPSYSTFANLNNSYSMQQNPGPGIPFSSEWPSPYELGYENPFLPFPGANMPACVPYPPATESSLPYRPQACILSSSSPQPLESRGFSPYEQHCSGHNIPDLLTLDSFEDFSEETMRNQELFQRSSLQENPFP